TGCAGTCGTTGAGTGCCGGATTTGCTCCGCAGCCACCTTGGCCTTTGCATTCGTTTTGACCACCGCAAGTGTGAGCGGCAATCGTCGCGCAAGTCCCTTGACCACGACAGCTGTTTTTGCCATCGCCCCCCAGTCCTTTGCAGTCGTTGAGCCCCCGACATGTGTGTAAATCTTTGGCGGAGGCTGTCCCCTCCGAGGGATTGGTCGAACAGCCGATCATCGATCCCAGCGCAAGTCCGCCCAGGATGGCTGCTGCTTGCTTCTGAAAATCACGCCGCGAAACTTGCTGAGACTCTCGCATCGCCTGCCGCCATTTCTCGCTGAAGGATTTGCCGGTCGATTGCCAATAACTCTTGCATCAAGTGGCAACCGCATCACGGTAGAGCGATTCACACTAATCTTGTCCGCGCTTGCCAGCAACGGGACTGAGCTTTCATCGTCGCGAGTCGGCAAATTCGTTCAACGCAGGTGTAGCATCCCGCTCGATGATCCTCGATACTTCGCTTGCCGGATCCCGCCTCTCACGCTTTTCGACTCGCAAGCCAGGATTCCTCCGATGACGACTTCCTCGTCTCTCGACATGCGTCGTTTCGCGCTTCGTGCCGCACTCGTGGTTTCGCTTGTCCCGACGCTACTTTTCGCCGCTGACGAGGCGGCTGAAAAACTTCCGCCGGGGGTTTTAGTCTCGGAATTCATCGACAACCCCACCCCCACGCCCCAATGTCACGCAACCACGATCGCTGAAACACCAGCTGGCTTAGTTGCAGCGTGGTTCGGTGGCACGCGCGAGGGAAATAAGGATGTGGTGATTTGGGTCGCCCGTCATCGCGAAGGAAAGTGGCAGCCTCCTGTGGAGGTTGCGAGTGGAAAGGTCAGCGACACCGAACGTCATCCCACTTGGAATCCGGTTCTCTTTCAAATGCCAGACGGACCTCTGTTATTGTTCTACAAGGTCGGCCCTAGCCCCAGCACCTGGTGGGGGATGTTGACTTCGAGCAGCGACAACGGCGACACCTGGGAAGTTCCGACGAAACTCCCCGCTGATATTGCCGGACCGATCAAGAACAAGCCGATCTTGCTCGACAATAAAACGCTACTCTGCCCCAGTAGCACGGAAGACAACGGGTGGCGTGTTCATATGGAAATGACCACCGATGCTGGCAAAACCTGGACGCGCACCGAGGCGTTGTGCGACGGCAAAAGCGTGCAGGCGATTCAGCCGACCGTGCTGCGCCACGGCGATAAGCTGCAGATGCTTTGCCGCACGCGGCTGCCGGGCAAGATTGTCGAAAGCTGGTCGGAAGATGGTGGCAAAACATGGAGCAAACTCGAGTCGATCGCGCTCGTGAATCCCAACAGCGGCATCGACGGCCTCACGCTGAAATCGGGCGAGCACTTGCTGGTCTACAACCACACGCTGATTGCCCGCTCGCCACTCAATCTCGCGCTTTCGTCGGATGGTAAAACCTGGAACGACATCCTCGATCTCGAAACAAGTAAAGGGGAATATTCCTATCCCGCCATCATTCAAACGAGCGATGGTCTGGTGCATATCACCTACACTTGGAAGCGACTCCGCGCCAAACATGTGGTGATCGATCCCTCGAAACTACGAAGCGTGGCACAGTAGCGCTCCGATTTCGCTGCACACTTTTCCTTGCGAATTCGGCGCACCGCGCGCTACGTAAAGGTTGCACGCGCGCCAGCGGC
This window of the Pirellula staleyi DSM 6068 genome carries:
- a CDS encoding sialidase family protein, coding for MTTSSSLDMRRFALRAALVVSLVPTLLFAADEAAEKLPPGVLVSEFIDNPTPTPQCHATTIAETPAGLVAAWFGGTREGNKDVVIWVARHREGKWQPPVEVASGKVSDTERHPTWNPVLFQMPDGPLLLFYKVGPSPSTWWGMLTSSSDNGDTWEVPTKLPADIAGPIKNKPILLDNKTLLCPSSTEDNGWRVHMEMTTDAGKTWTRTEALCDGKSVQAIQPTVLRHGDKLQMLCRTRLPGKIVESWSEDGGKTWSKLESIALVNPNSGIDGLTLKSGEHLLVYNHTLIARSPLNLALSSDGKTWNDILDLETSKGEYSYPAIIQTSDGLVHITYTWKRLRAKHVVIDPSKLRSVAQ